The Bacillus sp. Y1 genome has a window encoding:
- a CDS encoding methyl-accepting chemotaxis protein: protein MFRVKNRLLSLLKRKRTSSNNRNRYSFQFPSRFPLKSRWDSLRLGQKYGAALVLMLILFTASTTISFTLLTLANKQMENVKAAGEKAVMISEASAIFHQKNSMIGTYIVDTKSRHVDQFNEISKEFDQLKKEIQPALQSEKTQTIFSEIDKNDQKITDLFTDVIVTELQAGNEYKYRLGKLQVDNIVYETVVRLNDLSEELKKESSNSVSTAKASLTTVLVVLVISIIVSAAIGIITILLVSRAISSRLNQIVEVANEISNGNLDVELVQTNDKDEITDLSKAIDTMKNQLRSMIQEISAVSSAVNDRSGELTLASLEVKAASQQVASTMEELSAGAEEQAHSSSTLAEMMDVYLTKVDQATNSGTVIKDSSNHVLSLTNQGHDLMQTSQAQMKTINEIMNSSVEKVQGLNERTKKINSLVKVIQDIASQTNLLALNAAIEAARAGEHGRGFAVVADEVRKLAEQVTLSVGDITNIVSGIQVESNDVVNSLKDGYEQVERGTQQINVTGETFNRIYHSVNEMSTHVKEISTSLDEISSQTIYMNKSIESIVSVSQESAAGIEETSASVLQTNESMEGISDNIQSLSELADQLNAMVSNFKI from the coding sequence ATGTTTAGGGTAAAAAACCGACTCTTAAGTTTATTAAAGCGAAAAAGGACATCAAGTAATAATAGGAATAGATATAGCTTTCAATTTCCTTCAAGATTTCCTCTTAAAAGTAGGTGGGATTCATTAAGACTAGGGCAAAAATACGGAGCAGCTCTTGTGTTAATGCTTATTTTGTTTACTGCCTCAACAACCATATCATTTACCCTTTTAACATTAGCAAACAAACAAATGGAGAATGTAAAGGCAGCTGGTGAAAAGGCAGTCATGATCTCTGAAGCTAGCGCTATTTTTCATCAAAAGAACAGCATGATTGGTACTTACATAGTGGATACAAAATCTAGACATGTTGATCAGTTTAACGAGATATCAAAGGAATTTGATCAACTAAAAAAAGAAATTCAACCAGCTTTACAATCAGAAAAAACCCAAACAATCTTCTCAGAAATTGATAAAAATGATCAGAAAATCACTGATCTTTTTACTGATGTAATTGTTACCGAACTGCAAGCAGGGAACGAGTATAAGTACCGTCTTGGTAAGTTGCAGGTAGATAATATTGTTTATGAGACAGTCGTAAGACTTAATGATCTTTCGGAAGAATTAAAAAAGGAATCCTCCAATTCAGTTTCAACTGCAAAAGCTAGTTTAACCACTGTGTTGGTGGTGCTAGTTATTTCTATTATCGTATCTGCTGCAATAGGTATTATTACTATTCTTCTTGTATCAAGAGCAATCTCAAGTAGATTAAATCAAATAGTGGAAGTTGCAAATGAAATTTCAAATGGAAATCTAGATGTTGAATTGGTTCAGACAAACGACAAGGATGAAATTACAGATTTAAGTAAAGCGATAGACACGATGAAAAACCAGCTACGATCCATGATTCAAGAGATTAGTGCTGTTTCTTCGGCGGTAAATGACAGGAGTGGTGAATTAACACTTGCTTCTTTGGAAGTAAAGGCAGCTAGCCAGCAGGTGGCCTCTACTATGGAAGAATTATCTGCAGGAGCCGAAGAGCAAGCACACTCTTCTTCAACGCTGGCAGAAATGATGGATGTCTACTTAACAAAGGTAGATCAGGCAACCAATAGTGGGACAGTGATAAAAGATTCCTCTAATCATGTACTAAGCTTGACCAATCAAGGTCATGATTTAATGCAGACATCTCAGGCACAGATGAAGACGATTAATGAGATTATGAATTCTTCTGTGGAAAAGGTTCAAGGATTAAATGAGAGAACAAAGAAGATTAACTCGCTTGTCAAAGTAATACAAGATATTGCATCGCAAACCAATTTACTTGCATTAAATGCAGCCATTGAGGCGGCGAGGGCAGGCGAACATGGAAGAGGGTTTGCAGTTGTTGCAGATGAGGTTCGTAAATTAGCAGAACAAGTAACTCTTTCAGTAGGAGATATTACTAATATCGTGAGTGGCATTCAAGTGGAATCAAATGACGTGGTGAACTCCTTAAAGGACGGGTATGAACAAGTGGAGAGAGGTACACAGCAAATTAATGTTACTGGTGAGACGTTTAATAGAATTTATCATTCGGTGAATGAGATGTCCACACATGTTAAAGAGATATCTACGAGCTTGGATGAAATTTCCTCACAAACGATATATATGAATAAGTCTATTGAATCAATTGTGTCTGTTTCACAAGAATCGGCAGCAGGAATTGAAGAAACAAGCGCCTCAGTACTTCAAACGAACGAGTCTATGGAAGGGATATCAGACAATATCCAATCATTATCTGAACTTGCAGACCAGTTAAATGCGATGGTTTCTAATTTTAAGATATAG
- a CDS encoding methylated-DNA--[protein]-cysteine S-methyltransferase translates to MNRLYGTVESELGTIYIVVENGLVSAVHIGDEEFQKHEKGQQPILSLENELVKEALQQMEDYFSKRRKDFNLPLQMEGTEFQRSVWKVLHSIPFGTTYSYQDVAEKIGNSKAVRAIGQANKANRLPIIIPCHRVIGKNKKLTGYAGTRIDIKEKLLTLEGAGFKQ, encoded by the coding sequence ATGAATAGATTGTATGGAACCGTTGAATCGGAGTTAGGGACGATTTATATAGTAGTAGAAAATGGACTAGTATCGGCCGTTCATATTGGAGATGAGGAATTTCAGAAGCACGAAAAAGGTCAGCAGCCGATCCTTTCACTTGAAAATGAACTGGTAAAAGAAGCTTTGCAGCAAATGGAGGACTACTTTTCAAAGAGAAGAAAGGACTTTAATTTGCCACTTCAGATGGAAGGTACTGAGTTTCAACGGTCTGTTTGGAAGGTCCTTCATTCGATTCCATTTGGGACAACATACAGCTATCAGGATGTAGCAGAAAAGATTGGAAATAGTAAAGCGGTTCGTGCGATCGGACAGGCGAATAAAGCAAATCGACTTCCTATTATCATTCCATGCCATAGAGTTATAGGGAAAAATAAGAAGCTAACTGGGTATGCAGGAACACGTATAGATATAAAGGAAAAGCTCCTTACATTAGAAGGAGCTGGCTTTAAACAATAG
- a CDS encoding ATP-binding protein: MNTFLSSIGMENVRINQMRKNNIEIPIEDLFKSFFIESLDAIIFWNENMSIIDANDAACRLFECSLDILKQYPIDAFVYEKDEKYHTIIQDLNRRGSIRDELLFQMYNGQMKYLEFSTKLFVVDGYHMTIFRNVTERYQMEKKLRESEQKFRKIFEGSLDGMLLWDENQRIIDVNPAGEKYLKATKYEVVGKTMRDLLINSHFPDDELNEVMKNLMIEGHATGTLTLTTRSGKTLHYEYSTKQNVVSNLSLTTFRDVTEKLEMEANLHKSDTLSVIGQLAAGVAHEIRNPMTALKGFIQLLEDSSEGKHSMYFDVISTELNRIDAIINEFLILAKPQAIKFVEHSITQIMSETVNLLSAQAVLYNVQFLLHYDDDLPTLICEPNQLKKVFINMIKNGIEVMPSGGFITISMNQTTDNRIHISIKDEGYGIPEEKLKKLGQPFYTTKERGTGLGLMVSYRIIEEHEGTIKVESEVGKGTVFHVYLPLGK, encoded by the coding sequence GTGAATACGTTCCTTTCAAGTATAGGTATGGAGAATGTGCGAATCAATCAAATGAGAAAAAATAATATAGAGATACCAATTGAAGATCTGTTTAAATCATTTTTTATAGAATCTCTTGATGCGATTATATTTTGGAATGAAAATATGAGTATCATTGACGCAAACGATGCAGCCTGTCGCTTATTTGAATGTAGCCTTGATATATTAAAGCAATATCCAATTGATGCTTTTGTGTACGAAAAGGATGAAAAATATCATACCATCATACAGGACTTAAACAGAAGGGGTTCCATTCGAGACGAATTACTATTTCAAATGTACAATGGTCAAATGAAATATCTTGAGTTTTCTACCAAGCTTTTTGTCGTTGATGGATATCATATGACCATTTTTAGAAATGTGACTGAACGGTATCAAATGGAAAAAAAACTAAGAGAGAGTGAGCAAAAATTCCGAAAGATTTTTGAAGGCTCTCTTGACGGAATGTTATTATGGGATGAAAATCAAAGAATTATTGATGTGAATCCTGCCGGTGAAAAGTACTTGAAAGCAACTAAATATGAAGTTGTCGGAAAAACAATGCGTGATTTGCTGATCAATAGTCATTTCCCAGATGACGAGTTAAATGAAGTTATGAAAAATCTCATGATTGAAGGTCATGCAACAGGTACGTTAACATTAACGACAAGAAGTGGGAAGACTTTGCATTATGAATATTCCACGAAGCAAAATGTAGTAAGCAACCTAAGTTTAACAACCTTCAGGGATGTTACGGAAAAGCTTGAAATGGAGGCAAATCTTCATAAATCTGATACCCTTAGTGTAATCGGTCAGTTGGCAGCTGGAGTTGCACATGAAATTCGTAATCCGATGACTGCATTGAAAGGGTTTATTCAGCTTTTAGAAGACTCTAGTGAAGGAAAGCATTCCATGTATTTTGATGTGATTTCTACAGAACTGAATCGTATTGACGCGATTATAAATGAATTTTTAATTTTAGCAAAACCACAAGCGATTAAATTTGTGGAGCATAGTATTACTCAGATCATGTCTGAAACGGTCAATCTATTAAGTGCACAAGCTGTTTTGTACAATGTTCAGTTCCTCCTTCATTATGATGATGATTTACCAACATTAATCTGTGAACCTAATCAGCTGAAAAAGGTCTTTATTAATATGATTAAAAATGGTATAGAAGTTATGCCGAGCGGTGGATTTATCACGATTTCAATGAATCAAACAACAGATAATCGGATACATATTTCCATAAAGGATGAAGGCTATGGCATACCGGAGGAAAAACTGAAAAAACTCGGTCAGCCGTTCTATACGACAAAGGAGAGGGGAACAGGCCTAGGTCTTATGGTTTCTTATCGGATTATAGAGGAGCACGAGGGTACGATTAAAGTTGAAAGTGAAGTTGGTAAAGGGACGGTTTTTCATGTGTATTTACCATTAGGAAAATAA
- the mtnK gene encoding S-methyl-5-thioribose kinase, whose product MSTVVKETYKPLTEETAISLAKEKNLFSENSTLSCTEIGDGNLNLVFHIKDQDGKGIIIKQALPYAKVVGESWPLTLKRATIEAEALELFKKHAPDFVPEVYYTNKVLAITIMEDLSHLTIARKGLIDGNEYPLLASHLGTYLANTTFFTSEFGLDKGQKKELVGKFINPELCKITEDLIFSDPYFDAETNDFEPQLTSTVEKLWNDTELKLQVALLRKSFLTEAEALLHGDLHTGSLFVSKEETKVIDPEFAYFGPVGFDIGQVIANLLFQAIAFEEKSDAIYSQVRTFWNVYQNQFSVLWEHDNLEPFARIDGFLSTTLQKYFQDAVGFAGCELIRRTIGLAHVADLDGLSDEKERIAAKEKSLALGREFILKRNEFTSIEELVTFLHTKKYE is encoded by the coding sequence ATGTCAACAGTAGTAAAAGAAACTTATAAACCATTAACAGAAGAAACAGCCATCTCACTAGCAAAAGAGAAAAATTTATTCTCCGAAAATAGTACTCTGTCGTGTACAGAAATAGGAGATGGAAACTTAAATTTAGTTTTTCATATTAAAGATCAAGATGGAAAAGGCATCATTATAAAGCAAGCTCTTCCATATGCAAAAGTAGTAGGAGAGTCATGGCCACTCACTTTAAAAAGAGCAACTATTGAAGCAGAAGCATTAGAACTATTTAAAAAGCATGCTCCAGATTTTGTTCCTGAAGTGTATTATACGAACAAAGTGTTAGCTATCACGATTATGGAAGATTTATCTCATTTGACTATCGCAAGAAAAGGGTTAATTGACGGAAACGAATATCCCCTGCTTGCAAGTCATCTTGGCACATACTTAGCCAATACAACCTTTTTCACATCGGAGTTTGGGTTGGATAAGGGACAAAAGAAAGAGCTTGTTGGAAAATTTATTAACCCAGAATTATGTAAAATTACTGAGGACCTAATTTTCTCCGATCCTTACTTTGATGCAGAGACAAATGATTTTGAACCACAGCTCACTTCAACAGTTGAAAAACTATGGAATGATACAGAGTTAAAGCTTCAAGTAGCCTTACTGAGAAAAAGCTTCTTAACGGAAGCTGAAGCACTTTTACATGGTGATCTTCATACAGGCAGCTTATTTGTTTCGAAGGAAGAAACAAAAGTAATTGACCCGGAATTTGCATACTTTGGTCCTGTAGGTTTTGATATCGGTCAAGTGATAGCCAATTTATTGTTCCAAGCAATTGCCTTTGAAGAAAAATCCGATGCGATATACTCCCAGGTAAGAACATTCTGGAATGTATATCAAAATCAATTTTCAGTCCTGTGGGAACATGACAATTTAGAACCATTTGCACGTATTGACGGTTTCCTTTCTACTACTCTACAAAAATACTTTCAGGATGCTGTAGGTTTTGCAGGTTGTGAACTTATAAGAAGAACAATCGGTCTTGCCCATGTAGCAGACTTGGATGGTCTATCGGATGAAAAGGAACGAATTGCAGCGAAAGAAAAATCATTAGCGTTAGGTAGAGAATTCATTCTTAAGCGTAATGAATTCACATCCATTGAAGAGTTAGTTACATTTTTACACACAAAAAAATACGAGTAG
- a CDS encoding thiamine pyrophosphate-dependent enzyme produces the protein MATLEKELQAMGLPEQLATFESGNEMAAMAAAQINYHLMGYFPITPSTEVAQYLDQMKARGEHNIKLIAADGEHGSAGICYGAAVTGARVFNATSANGLMYMLEQLPVQSGTRFPMVMNLVTRSISGPLDIRGDHSDLYFALNTGWVILTAKTPQAVYDMNIMALKIAEHSKVRLPVIVAYDGFFTSHQKRKVNYFKDRKVVQNFVGECPTDYHFARDPKKPVTIGAHMNGDDLLNNHFQQSEAMYAAGDVFKEVAEQYKKISGREYPVLDLYGMEDAEVALFLLNSAAESAKDVVDQLRAKGIKAGVISPNIIRPFPSEQIRQALKDVKALLIGERADSYGANGPNLTHEVKSALQEDKENQTLVLSRVFGLGGKDFYADDAAKFFELALDAKEKGYVEKAFDYYGHVPGEVENVLKPVIEPQYGDAFKTGLIEVKQDEETKKLKVKIPPLRALTTKPKRLASGHGACPGCGIFPGLELFFKGIEGDVVVLFQTGCAYVVTTAYPHSSHKQTMIHNLFQNGPATLSGTLEAFLELKERGEVPVSDDVTYVMITGDGGMDIGMGSAIGTALRNHKLIMLEYDNEGYMNTGSQMSYSTPMGHMTSTTNVGKAQQGKAFHHKDTAQIMASTNIPYVFTGTEAFPQDLIKKAAKAQWYAQNVGTVYGKILITCPLNWKSEERFGQTIMEAAVNSCFFPLYEVEQGETTITYNPEDKKKRIPLSDWLAYMGKTKHLLKEENKPMLDDFGKEIEARWQRLKAKHENPLL, from the coding sequence ATGGCAACTTTAGAAAAAGAATTACAAGCAATGGGTTTGCCTGAACAATTAGCTACATTTGAATCTGGGAATGAAATGGCCGCTATGGCAGCAGCTCAAATCAACTATCATTTAATGGGATACTTTCCTATTACCCCATCAACAGAGGTAGCACAGTATTTAGATCAGATGAAAGCTCGTGGGGAGCATAATATAAAATTGATTGCAGCGGATGGAGAGCACGGTTCTGCTGGTATTTGTTACGGAGCTGCTGTAACAGGTGCACGTGTGTTTAATGCGACAAGTGCAAATGGATTAATGTATATGCTTGAACAACTTCCGGTTCAATCTGGCACAAGATTTCCGATGGTTATGAATCTAGTTACTAGATCTATTAGTGGACCGTTAGATATAAGAGGAGATCACTCAGATTTATATTTTGCGTTAAATACGGGCTGGGTGATATTAACGGCAAAAACGCCTCAAGCAGTATATGATATGAACATAATGGCTCTAAAAATAGCTGAGCATTCAAAGGTCAGATTACCGGTTATAGTCGCTTATGATGGCTTCTTTACTTCTCATCAAAAGCGTAAGGTAAACTACTTTAAGGATCGCAAAGTGGTGCAGAATTTTGTAGGCGAATGTCCAACCGACTATCATTTTGCTCGAGATCCTAAAAAACCTGTCACTATCGGAGCACATATGAATGGTGACGATCTATTAAACAACCATTTCCAGCAATCGGAAGCAATGTATGCGGCTGGCGATGTTTTTAAAGAGGTAGCCGAGCAGTACAAAAAGATATCAGGTAGGGAATATCCCGTACTTGACTTGTACGGAATGGAGGATGCAGAAGTTGCTTTATTCTTATTAAATTCTGCGGCAGAATCTGCAAAGGATGTAGTAGACCAGCTGCGAGCTAAAGGAATAAAAGCTGGAGTAATTAGCCCAAATATTATTCGTCCATTCCCTTCTGAACAGATTCGTCAGGCACTGAAAGATGTAAAAGCACTTTTAATAGGTGAACGAGCAGATTCCTATGGAGCAAACGGACCAAACCTCACTCATGAGGTGAAATCTGCCTTACAGGAGGATAAAGAAAATCAAACACTCGTATTAAGTCGTGTTTTCGGACTTGGAGGAAAGGACTTTTACGCGGATGATGCGGCGAAGTTCTTTGAGCTTGCCCTTGATGCAAAGGAAAAAGGGTATGTTGAGAAAGCATTTGATTACTATGGTCATGTGCCTGGTGAAGTTGAAAATGTGCTGAAACCAGTTATAGAACCTCAGTATGGAGATGCATTCAAAACGGGGTTAATTGAAGTGAAACAAGATGAAGAAACGAAAAAGCTCAAGGTGAAAATTCCGCCTTTACGAGCTTTGACGACAAAGCCAAAGAGACTAGCATCAGGACATGGTGCATGTCCTGGTTGTGGAATCTTCCCAGGACTCGAGCTATTCTTTAAAGGAATAGAAGGGGATGTGGTGGTTTTATTCCAGACAGGCTGTGCGTATGTTGTCACAACTGCGTATCCACATTCATCTCATAAGCAAACCATGATTCATAATTTATTCCAAAATGGTCCTGCAACTTTATCAGGAACACTTGAAGCATTTTTAGAGTTAAAGGAAAGAGGAGAAGTACCGGTTTCAGATGATGTCACGTATGTGATGATTACTGGTGACGGTGGGATGGACATCGGTATGGGTTCTGCAATTGGAACGGCCTTAAGAAATCATAAACTGATTATGCTTGAGTATGATAATGAAGGATATATGAATACTGGGTCACAAATGTCTTATTCTACTCCAATGGGACATATGACAAGCACAACCAATGTAGGGAAAGCACAGCAAGGAAAGGCATTCCATCATAAAGATACAGCACAAATAATGGCTTCTACAAATATTCCGTATGTGTTTACTGGTACGGAAGCATTTCCACAAGACTTGATTAAAAAAGCGGCAAAAGCTCAGTGGTATGCCCAAAACGTGGGAACGGTTTATGGAAAGATCTTAATTACTTGCCCATTAAACTGGAAGTCTGAGGAAAGATTTGGTCAAACTATTATGGAAGCAGCTGTAAATTCATGTTTCTTTCCTCTATATGAAGTGGAACAAGGGGAAACGACCATTACGTACAATCCGGAAGATAAGAAAAAGCGTATCCCTTTGTCGGATTGGTTAGCCTACATGGGTAAAACCAAACACTTACTGAAAGAAGAAAACAAACCAATGCTTGATGATTTTGGTAAGGAAATAGAAGCGAGATGGCAACGTCTGAAGGCCAAGCACGAAAATCCATTATTATAA